The following are from one region of the Myxocyprinus asiaticus isolate MX2 ecotype Aquarium Trade chromosome 2, UBuf_Myxa_2, whole genome shotgun sequence genome:
- the LOC127456272 gene encoding histone H1-like, producing the protein MAETAPAAAAAPAKAPKKKSAAKPKKTGPSVGELIVKTVSASKERSGVSLAALKKALAAGGYDVEKNNSRVKIAIKSLVTKGTLVQTKGTGASGSFKINKKQAESEKKPAKKAAPKVKKPAVKKPAAAKKPKSAATKKPAAKKSPKKVKKPAAAKKATKSPKKAKKPAAPKKAAKSPKKAKTVKPKTAKPKAAKPKKAAPKKK; encoded by the coding sequence ATGGCAGAAACCGCTCCAGCTGCAGCCGCCGCGCCGGCCAAAGCGCCCAAGAAGAAATCTGCTGCTAAACCCAAGAAAACGGGCCCAAGCGTCGGTGAACTCATCGTCAAAACTGTGTCCGCCTCCAAGGAGAGGAGCGGTGTGTCTCTCGCCGCCCTGAAGAAAGCTCTCGCCGCCGGTGGATACGATGTGGAGAAGAACAACTCCCGCGTCAAGATCGCCATCAAGAGTCTGGTGACTAAAGGGACTCTGGTCCAGACCAAAGGGACCGGCGCCTCCGGATCATTCAAGATCAACAAGAAACAAGCCGAGAGCGAGAAGAAACCCGCCAAGAAAGCCGCTCCTAAAGTCAAGAAGCCCGCAGTCAAGAAACCCGCTGCTGCCAAGAAGCCCAAGAGTGCAGCGACTAAGAAACCTGCCGCCAAGAAATCCCCCAAGAAGGTGAAGAAACCCGCAGCCGCTAAAAAGGCAACGAAGAGCCCCAAGAAGGCAAAGAAACCAGCAGCCCCCAAGAAAGCCGCCAAGAGCCCCAAAAAGGCCAAGACTGTCAAACCCAAAACGGCAAAGCCGAAAGCAGCCAAACCTAAAAAGGCAGCGCCCAAAAAGAAGTAG
- the LOC127456307 gene encoding histone H3-like, whose translation MARTKQTARKSTGGKAPRKQLATKAARKSAPATGGVKKPHRYRPGTVALREIRRYQKSTELLIRKLPFQRLVREIAQDFKTDLRFQSSAVMALQESSEAYLVGLFEDTNLCAIHAKRVTIMPKDIQLARRIRGERA comes from the coding sequence ATGGCAAGAACCAAACAAACCGCCCGCAAATCCACCGGTGGAAAAGCCCCGAGGAAGCAGCTCGCGACTAAAGCCGCCCGTAAGAGCGCTCCAGCCACCGGTGGAGTCAAGAAGCCTCATCGTTACAGGCCCGGTACCGTAGCGCTGAGAGAGATCCGCCGTTATCAGAAGTCCACTGAACTGCTGATTCGCAAACTGCCTTTCCAGCGTCTGGTGAGAGAAATCGCTCAGGATTTCAAGACGGATCTGCGCTTCCAGAGCTCCGCCGTCATGGCCCTGCAGGAGTCCAGCGAGGCCTATTTGGTCGGTCTCTTTGAAGACACCAACTTGTGTGCCATCCACGCCAAGAGGGTCACCATCATGCCCAAAGACATTCAGCTGGCCCGCCGCATTCGTGGAGAACGCGCTTAA
- the LOC127456376 gene encoding histone H2A-like, which produces MSGRGKTGGKARAKAKTRSSRAGLQFPVGRVHRLLRKGNYAERVGAGAPVYLAAVLEYLTAEILELAGNAARDNKKTRIIPRHLQLAVRNDEELNKLLGGVTIAQGGVLPNIQAVLLPKKTEKPGKTK; this is translated from the coding sequence ATGAGCGGCAGAGGTAAAACCGGCGGTAAAGCTCGTGCGAAGGCTAAAACTCGTTCATCCAGGGCAGGGCTGCAGTTCCCCGTCGGTCGTGTGCACAGACTGCTCCGCAAAGGAAACTACGCTGAGCGTGTTGGTGCCGGTGCTCCTGTTTATCTGGCCGCTGTGCTCGAGTATCTCACCGCCGAGATCCTGGAGTTGGCCGGGAACGCCGCTCGGGACAACAAGAAGACTCGTATTATTCCCCGTCACCTGCAGCTGGCAGTGCGGAACGACGAGGAGTTGAACAAACTCTTGGGTGGGGTGACCATCGCTCAGGGTGGTGTGCTGCCCAACATTCAGGCTGTGCTGCTGCCCAAGAAGACCGAGAAACCCGGCAAGACCAAGTAA